The Methylotenera sp. G11 genome includes a window with the following:
- a CDS encoding VirB4 family type IV secretion/conjugal transfer ATPase has protein sequence MTGAFQFAGALKSELEAAAFIPYSSHVNENTIKLVNGDFLQVIKLQGAAHESADIEDINNWHSQLNGIMRNIASPKVALWSHVVRREFNEYPDGDFHPGFCHDFNEKYRSKMVSGRMLVNEIYLSIIYRPQTVKATSWFAIFNTKSQKEIEEEQLDNIDVINEISGAVMSGLFRYEPEMLGCYEHNGVMFSEAAEFLAYLVNGEWRKFPLPRADIKDVLTTSRPFFGKSGLMSLKTPTQERYASILAVQEYPSMTQPGLLNDLLGMPFEMVISQSFTFLSKPVAVGRMQRQYGRMVNSGDLAKSQINAIHDALDDLISNRFVMGAHNISILIYAENRKQLTEHVNLAGASLSNIGIKWTREEMGIAGSFYAMLPGNFEYRVRVGDITSLNFAGFSSFHNFPIGRIRHNQWGDAVMMFKTTSGSPYYFNFHRAEGKEAKLDKNHKDLANTMVIGQSGGGKTVLEMTMLAMAMKFNQPPEFPATYILFDKDLGASIGVRAMGGKYYPIKNGVPSGFSPFQLDPTPDNLVFLEALVKKLVEHEGMPLMPAQEREINQAINGVMGAAKSKRRLGALLEFFDPTDANGLYARLARWCRGGALGWLFDNAEDSFSLEGSPIFGFDVTEFLENDETRTPTIMYLFHRIEKLIDGRRLIIFMDEFWKLLLDEYFEDLVQNKLKTIRKQNGFLVMFTQSPRDSLRSKISHSLIEQTATKIFLPNPGADYEDYVNGFKLTVREFEIIKNLGEKSRQFLIKQGQNSVVAELSLQGFDDELAVLSGNTATSLLAERLVAELGDDPQVWLPEFHRVRNGG, from the coding sequence ATGACAGGAGCATTTCAGTTTGCCGGTGCATTAAAAAGTGAGCTAGAAGCCGCTGCTTTTATCCCTTATTCCAGCCATGTCAACGAAAACACCATCAAGCTGGTGAACGGTGACTTTTTGCAGGTGATTAAGCTGCAAGGTGCCGCCCATGAAAGTGCCGATATTGAAGACATCAATAATTGGCACAGCCAGTTGAATGGCATCATGCGCAATATCGCCTCGCCCAAGGTGGCGCTATGGTCGCATGTGGTCAGGCGTGAGTTTAATGAGTACCCCGATGGTGACTTCCACCCCGGGTTCTGTCATGACTTTAATGAGAAGTATCGTTCAAAAATGGTCAGCGGACGTATGCTGGTCAACGAGATTTATCTCTCCATTATTTATCGCCCGCAAACAGTCAAGGCTACAAGCTGGTTTGCGATTTTTAATACCAAAAGCCAAAAAGAAATAGAAGAAGAGCAACTGGATAACATTGACGTCATTAACGAAATTAGTGGTGCGGTAATGAGCGGTTTGTTCCGTTATGAGCCTGAAATGCTGGGCTGTTACGAGCATAACGGTGTCATGTTTTCAGAAGCGGCAGAGTTTCTGGCTTATCTGGTCAATGGTGAGTGGCGTAAATTCCCCTTACCGAGGGCAGATATCAAAGATGTGCTCACAACATCGCGCCCGTTTTTTGGTAAAAGCGGCCTGATGTCGCTTAAAACGCCTACACAAGAACGTTACGCTTCAATCCTAGCGGTGCAGGAATATCCGTCAATGACACAGCCGGGGCTGCTGAACGATCTACTTGGCATGCCGTTTGAAATGGTGATTTCGCAGTCGTTTACGTTTTTATCCAAGCCGGTAGCAGTGGGGCGCATGCAGCGCCAGTATGGGCGTATGGTTAACTCGGGCGACCTGGCGAAATCTCAAATAAATGCCATTCATGATGCGCTGGATGATTTAATCTCAAATCGTTTTGTGATGGGCGCGCATAACATCAGTATTCTGATATATGCAGAAAACCGTAAGCAGCTTACCGAGCATGTCAACTTGGCTGGGGCGTCGTTATCCAATATCGGCATTAAATGGACGCGCGAAGAAATGGGCATTGCCGGCTCTTTTTATGCCATGCTGCCCGGTAATTTTGAATACCGGGTAAGAGTGGGGGATATTACCAGCCTGAACTTTGCCGGTTTTTCGAGTTTTCATAATTTCCCTATCGGCCGCATTCGCCACAATCAGTGGGGTGATGCGGTGATGATGTTTAAAACTACATCAGGCAGCCCGTATTACTTCAACTTTCATCGCGCTGAAGGTAAAGAGGCCAAGCTGGATAAAAACCATAAGGATTTAGCCAATACCATGGTCATTGGACAATCCGGCGGCGGCAAAACTGTGCTGGAGATGACCATGCTGGCCATGGCCATGAAATTTAATCAGCCGCCCGAGTTTCCGGCTACTTATATTCTGTTTGATAAAGATTTGGGCGCATCAATTGGCGTGCGCGCCATGGGTGGCAAATATTACCCAATCAAGAATGGCGTACCTTCCGGGTTCTCGCCGTTTCAGCTCGACCCCACGCCTGATAACCTAGTGTTTCTGGAGGCGCTGGTCAAAAAACTGGTGGAACATGAAGGCATGCCTTTGATGCCGGCACAGGAGCGTGAGATTAATCAGGCCATCAACGGGGTAATGGGCGCTGCCAAATCAAAACGGCGGCTGGGTGCGCTACTGGAGTTTTTTGACCCCACCGATGCCAATGGCCTATATGCGAGGCTTGCGCGCTGGTGCCGCGGCGGTGCGCTGGGCTGGCTGTTTGATAACGCCGAAGATTCATTTAGCCTGGAAGGTTCGCCCATCTTTGGTTTTGATGTGACCGAGTTTCTTGAAAACGACGAAACGCGCACACCAACCATTATGTACCTGTTTCACCGTATTGAGAAACTCATCGATGGTCGTCGTCTGATTATTTTTATGGATGAGTTTTGGAAACTGCTGCTGGATGAATACTTTGAAGACCTGGTGCAAAACAAACTTAAAACCATTCGTAAGCAAAACGGCTTTCTGGTGATGTTTACACAATCACCGCGCGATTCGCTGCGCTCTAAAATCAGCCACTCCCTGATTGAGCAAACGGCCACCAAGATTTTTCTGCCCAACCCGGGTGCCGATTATGAAGACTATGTGAACGGATTCAAGCTCACAGTGCGTGAGTTTGAAATCATTAAAAACCTGGGTGAGAAATCGCGCCAGTTTTTAATCAAGCAAGGGCAAAACTCGGTAGTGGCCGAGCTCAGTTTGCAGGGCTTTGATGATGAACTGGCAGTGCTTTCCGGCAACACGGCAACATCACTGCTGGCGGAGCGGCTGGTAGCGGAATTGGGTGATGATCCGCAAGTTTGGCTGCCGGAGTTTCATCGCGTGCGGAATGGAGGCTGA